Proteins encoded by one window of Cannabis sativa cultivar Pink pepper isolate KNU-18-1 chromosome 4, ASM2916894v1, whole genome shotgun sequence:
- the LOC115712266 gene encoding NAC domain-containing protein 86 isoform X2, whose protein sequence is MSPVGLPPGFRFHPTDEELVNYYLKRKINGQEIELDIIPEVDLYKCEPWELAEKSFLPSRDPEWYFFGPRDRKYPNGFRTNRATRAGYWKSTGKDRRVTCQNRAIGMKKTLVYYRGRAPQGIRTDWVMHEYRLDDKDSEDHTSAIQDSYALCRVFKKNGICSEVEEQQQQLLAQCNTNNNNISLMESSTSHNSHGGFINESDTMSPDIPMASSSCIEQDDDKDDSWMQFITDDDSWCQSNTTTTTTIGAHDDVSRHISFTN, encoded by the exons atgtcTCCGGTGGGATTACCACCGGGTTTCCGTTTCCATCCAACGGACGAAGAGCTAGTCAACTACTACCTCAAGAGGAAAATCAACGGCCAAGAAATCGAGCTCGATATTATTCCTGAAGTTGATCTCTACAAATGCGAGCCCTGGGAGTTGGCAG AAAAATCGTTTTTGCCGAGTCGAGATCCGGAGTGGTATTTCTTTGGACCTCGGGACAGGAAATACCCTAATGGGTTCAGAACAAATAGAGCGACGAGAGCTGGGTACTGGAAGTCAACAGGCAAAGACCGGAGAGTGACGTGTCAGAATCGGGCTATAGGAATGAAGAAGACCTTGGTTTACTACCGTGGGCGGGCGCCCCAGGGGATTAGAACTGATTGGGTCATGCATGAGTATCGACTTGATGACAAAGACTCTGAAGATCATACCTCTGCAATTCAG GATTCATACGCATTGTGCCGAGTGTTCAAGAAGAACGGGATATGTTCGGAAGtagaagaacaacaacaacaactactaGCACAATGCAACACCAACAATAATAACATATCACTAATGGAGAGCTCAACATCACATAATTCACATGGCGGATTTATCAATGAATCCGATACCATGTCACCTGACATTCCTATGGCATCGTCGTCTTGCATCGAGCAGGACGACGACAAAGATGATTCATGGATGCAGTTTATCACTGATGATGATTCTTGGTGTCAGTCTAACACAACCACAACCACTACTATTGGAGCTCACGATGATGTCTCTCGTCATATCTCTTTCACAAACTag
- the LOC115712266 gene encoding NAC domain-containing protein 86 isoform X1: MSPVGLPPGFRFHPTDEELVNYYLKRKINGQEIELDIIPEVDLYKCEPWELAEKSFLPSRDPEWYFFGPRDRKYPNGFRTNRATRAGYWKSTGKDRRVTCQNRAIGMKKTLVYYRGRAPQGIRTDWVMHEYRLDDKDSEDHTSAIQAYNKMQDSYALCRVFKKNGICSEVEEQQQQLLAQCNTNNNNISLMESSTSHNSHGGFINESDTMSPDIPMASSSCIEQDDDKDDSWMQFITDDDSWCQSNTTTTTTIGAHDDVSRHISFTN, from the exons atgtcTCCGGTGGGATTACCACCGGGTTTCCGTTTCCATCCAACGGACGAAGAGCTAGTCAACTACTACCTCAAGAGGAAAATCAACGGCCAAGAAATCGAGCTCGATATTATTCCTGAAGTTGATCTCTACAAATGCGAGCCCTGGGAGTTGGCAG AAAAATCGTTTTTGCCGAGTCGAGATCCGGAGTGGTATTTCTTTGGACCTCGGGACAGGAAATACCCTAATGGGTTCAGAACAAATAGAGCGACGAGAGCTGGGTACTGGAAGTCAACAGGCAAAGACCGGAGAGTGACGTGTCAGAATCGGGCTATAGGAATGAAGAAGACCTTGGTTTACTACCGTGGGCGGGCGCCCCAGGGGATTAGAACTGATTGGGTCATGCATGAGTATCGACTTGATGACAAAGACTCTGAAGATCATACCTCTGCAATTCAG GCATATAATAAAATGCAGGATTCATACGCATTGTGCCGAGTGTTCAAGAAGAACGGGATATGTTCGGAAGtagaagaacaacaacaacaactactaGCACAATGCAACACCAACAATAATAACATATCACTAATGGAGAGCTCAACATCACATAATTCACATGGCGGATTTATCAATGAATCCGATACCATGTCACCTGACATTCCTATGGCATCGTCGTCTTGCATCGAGCAGGACGACGACAAAGATGATTCATGGATGCAGTTTATCACTGATGATGATTCTTGGTGTCAGTCTAACACAACCACAACCACTACTATTGGAGCTCACGATGATGTCTCTCGTCATATCTCTTTCACAAACTag